Below is a genomic region from Biomphalaria glabrata chromosome 3, xgBioGlab47.1, whole genome shotgun sequence.
TGTTCTTGACGCTTATCTAAATATACTATAGGTTTAAAAGTATATCTGAAACAGTATGCACAAATAATTTCTACTAGCGCAGTGACGCTTATCTAAATATACTATAGATTTAAAAGTATGAgttgagtttgagtttaggcacaaagaaatgtttacaagaagaaatgtttattgACAACTCCAATTTAACAAACAATTCAAAGATGCTCAAATTTAATGGCATGATGGCCATGTCCTGTCACAAAGTtttgtgttaaaaaaacaaagtctgTGAAGAGTTACTTTGAGTTGTCAATGTACACCAGTCTGATGAGATCAAAGGGACAGCATCCATTACACAGTTAACTTCGCCAACTTTGTTGCAAGGTCGTAAACTTCTGGAAACCTTGTGGTTTTAAGCTTCCAGCTCTCGGGGATTGTATCAAGGCCATCCTGAAATAACGGCAatttatctaaaatttaaaatccagTTTACAGTTTACAATTAAGAGAAACTCAAGTTTTGAATTAACAAAGAGTTAAGTTTGCACttgaggtggctgagtggaaaaAAGCTTGGTTCCAAACTGAAAgatcttgggttcaaatcttggtgaagactttttttttaattttgggatttttacaACACCTctaagtccactcagctctaatgggtacctgacttgaattgtggaaagtaaaggcggttggtctttgtaatggccacaagacaccctcgttaaccgggTCAAATAATCAGatcaacatctgccctatagatcacaagatctaaAAGGCGTACTTTACATACTTTGCAGTACCGGTACCGATATGTCAGTATATTATTTTATCAgatgataaattaaaaaaaaagtgaaatttttttttcagattaaaaaatgtaaattctcATGGGAAAATGAGGTAGAGTTGAAATGTTTCCATAATTAACAGTTGACATTGTCCACGATAGCTACCTAATCCCACTCACTTCCCTGGTTTCCCCATAGACCTCAGCTCGACAGTGACATCCTCTAAAAAAATTCCacatttgaaaaacaaacaaacatttctcaccaaaaataaatctaacattcagCCATTCATtaagtctttctttcttttttttttttaaacctttcgTAAAACATCAATAAGGCAGACAGACAACTGTGATAAAAATGGTATTGGTGATGGCTACTAGTTCTTACCTTTGCTGCAAGACAAGCACCGATAAAACCACTACGAGACGCATTACAACCACCTACTTTAATGGTTGAACGAATGCCAGCCACATAGCCAGCAGCAGTGACAACACCATGCAAAGTGGACTGAAAGGACTCAGGCAAATctgagaggaaaaaaaaagtaatgcttGAAGTTAATgaaaaacactttaaatactCATTCGTATTTGCACGTACCGATatctaaaagtaaaaattaGTGAAATTTCTATTTTATGCCGAGCAGATTGTTTCCAAGACCTTCAGTTAACAAGAAGTCATGTGGCTAACACAAAAACCAACCAGGTTTCTCTCTCCAAGTAATGTTAGGCAACTAATAGAGCAGTGTTAAaaatgagtttgagttttgagtttaggcacatcggcacaatttaggccatgtcgagCCGGAGTGTTAAAAATCAACTTGAGACGAGAAGCAGGGCACTTGacccccccaccctttttttcaCCTTTAATGCACATGCATGAGAGTTGGAAATGTTTTAAGAAGCTTTAAACTTTCTtctgatgtttgtaaaatgttttgccaaatgtttgacatgtttccaatgtttgtaaaatgttgatgctccttcagagttaaagataatccaCCATCCCAGCCCAAACATCCCACAGGACAAGAGGGAATGGCAGCGCACAGGATATAAACCTGGGTCCATTGAgacaaccgaacgacagtctagcctgcgtaccgcatgaccaggcaaccATTTCCTTCCTTAATTTCATACTTCTAGTGAGAATAGCAATGTTGTTGCAATCCTGCATCACCAAGGTTTCGTCAATCTCAAGCATTATTACAAAGAACGCTTTAAAAAAACCTAACCAATAGTCCATGTGTCTAGCCCCATAACACCCTGATATAAAATGAACTTAAGTCTAACAGGTAAGATGACAAAACGTACGTCAGCtctttttgaaatatttgttcaCCGCAACAGCATGAGGCTCATTTCTGACCCTCTCAACTTGATGAATCTGCCCAGCCACAGCTTTGTCCAGCTCCTGGGGGTATTCTCGATGAGCGTCGCTTAGTTTATTAGAAACTGTTGTTAGAACATCTCCAGGGTCACCAAGCAAAATATACTGTTCCAGTATCCTGTGCATAGTTTTCAAAAGATACACATTAGAATCAAAAGACAGCAcagatattaatttatataaaaggACACAAcagtaaaaatgttaattaatgtGCTAGGACTTGGTATACAGCAaaattattgaatatttatATCAAAGACAACTCACATCCAATATTCTTAAAAATTGATTACcggaaatgaaataaatgtaaccACTAAAATCTTGATGGATAAAACTAGTTGAACTGTGAAAGCTAAAGATTGCACCCAAGTAATTATGTcttgggttgcctgaatcagccaataAATGACTAGTCAGAGTTCACTGATCAACATgcaagactagattgacacaagaaacgcataggatataattatcttttgaagtaatgtttGTAATCTattggagtgatcgttaaatgaacttgtgtgttacccgtgcttgtaatcgtgctagtatttgtaatcgtgttcgcattatcctagtctgtgaatcgtgaccagtctgtactgtgttattgtgtgtatcagtcgtgttttattgaaataaagccttgtttctaaggttatgaattgacttagtatattacaatttatttcaataaaaccatTCTTAAATGGACAAGTTTTTGCGTCCCAATAGACTGGATGCTCATCCTAATTCAACTAATGCTTCAGTTACATGGAAACAttggatttcttgttttgacagatttgcaacgaaggtaggggctagtgaaagcgaacagtttgacctgctatgcaactttgtgtctccatccttatatcagtatatttctacctgttctaaatactcagaagcaaattctattcttgagaatttatttgtgaaggcccctaatgaaacattggcccgacatttgcttgcaacttgcaaacaagaagtcgatcaaagtcttgatcaatttgtacacaagctgagagtgatggccagagattgtcagttccgagctgtcagtgctgacaaaaatgaagaggacgccattcgcgatgcctttgttagcggcatgcgttcgagtgtaattagacagaggctacttgagaaaagatcccttgacttgaaaatggctttagaTATTGCCAAGACTCTCGACATGGCCCAAAAAGAATCCAGTTCGTTTAGTACTCCGCCTCAATTGGTAGAGTCATCTCTTTCGTCATCGGCAATCTCAACCGAAGAaatggtggactcagaaacaatcgcaacagtgaatactaattgtttcttttgtggaggtagtcggcatctcagagcgaaatgccctgccaaagactgcatgtgtcattcgtgcgggaaaaatggacatttttcgaaccagagaacggtattctgcctcaagaggtcggtgactctttggatctctcaccagggagtcgctacgtgcctgaaactatcagtaattcacacagtcccaccccaatgatgtacaaccagccagaagtcatcagtgactcacaggagagccacccaatgccagaggccaatattgactcgagtcccgtacaggacagttacgacatgcaaggagaaaagtctacgccagagatacctccggatccttcccttcatacgcatgtttataacctaagacccagaaagaaataaaggaggggtgaatggagtgatcgttaaatgaacttgtgtgttacccgtgcttgtaatcgtgctagtatttgtaatcgtgtttgcattatcgtagtctgtgaatcgtgaccagtctgtactgtgttattgtgtgtatcagtcgtgttttattgaaataaagccttgtttctaaggttatgaattgacttagtatattacatcTATTAAATAAGATTAGAAGAAAATTCAGGTGGTCTTCAACACCTGTTCAGGAAGATTCTTTTGGTAAGCTGGCCACACATGATTACCAATGAGGAACttgcaaaaaaacaaagcagcagcccgtTGAAGAAGAGACGCTGGCAATGGATATCCAACATCACAAGACAAGCACTCAGTACCCACATGAAAAGGGAAAGCGGAGATGGCCCAGAAATCCAAAGTGCAGAGATTTGGatgcagatgggcaagacacttggggacagttggagagactcaccCAGAACTGAGATGACAAGAGGAAAGGGGTAGATTGAATATGGCCTCGACTGGACCAAAGGCAGAGATGATAATACAATACATTCATTTATAATATACATATCAAAATTAGAatcaatgtatttaaatttcaGCTGAATGGTAATGAGAAGGTCAGGCACTAAGGTACCCACTAAGTGTAAATACAAACAGTTTTAACTGAATCACATTTCTTTCTGGGTATCATGTTAGAGGTgcaagaagaaataaaaaaagcccTTTTACCTTGCTGCAGCCAGCCCTATAGTGGCAGCTAAATCAGATTCTTGTAAGACCCTGAGGCCTTTTTCTACCACTTCCAACATTTGAGGGTGACCTGCATACATAGCCACTAATGGAATGATTCTGACAGCGCAGTCAATTTGGTCATCCTCAGGAGAACCTTTAGAAAGTaataaagacaaaaagataCTTTAAATAGATATAAGATCAGAGGTCAGATAATgatcaatgaaacaaaaaaaaaatcccctttGAAATTACTACAATACCGGTATACaaaaacatgaaattaaaaagtttaaattgcaattttttttcacaaaataattgaaagtGAAGTCCTCTTAAAGACCTAAATGTCcattaaaagtaaataattttttttattcattgtgtAAATGATATAGTACGgtaaatgaaaaaatggatgTCAATATCTTCTTAAAGGTCAACTCAAATTTTTATCAATTTGAGTACTGGTACAGTTAACTTTTCAATTTCTTGGGTTGGTATCCTTCCCTACACTGCAGTACGAACTGCCTAGGACATTAAAACACTATATGGGGGAGATGATGTCAATTCATCAACTTCTGTGGCCAATAGATATGAAGAGTAATCATATGATCAAGTGCATTTACCAAGATGGCTGCcaggtcatgtggtatgtgctcaAAAGTTTCGGGGAATCAAACCCTGCCGACACTATTCCCACTGCTATCCTGCAAGAAGTTTGAGCTAGGACAAAGAAGTATTCATTTCTGGAGGAACGTCCGTATGTttacaagaaatgaaaaaaaaaaactgaaaatatCTCAGCTTTCTCAAAGAGATTTAAATTCAATCTGACAGTCTACTTAACTTACACATTGACATGAATgattgaaaaaaatcaaatctaaaagggttatattttgtaaagtaaGCAAGTCATACAAATTTTACCTGGTGGTGTAACTTTATCATGAATGTTTTTGATAAAATCTCTAAGGCATCCGTGGCGCCATGGTCTGTTCACAGGATAGGACTCTGTTGtaaaaatgaagaaattaaacaTTCAATGATTGCAAATAGAAAGGGTAAATTGCTAGTAGGCATAGGAGATAAGATTTAATTATTTGGGATGTTATAATTCAAAGATTAATCACTGTCTAGAGAATTAGACAACCATATTGCTAATTCCAACAGCGCTTTTTGCCGCTtctatagaaaacaaataagGCTCAACCACTGATCACTTCTATCAAAGGTGCCTTGGCTTCATAATGGGCATATGCTGGCAAGACTaccttataaatataaaataactaaGTTCTGCTTAAGGCcagtgtggacagtatagaagcactacttATCATTTTACAGCTGTaaggtcttatcttatcttatcttatataatacagacgttacttcaaaaaataagatgattacgtcctacacgtcatgcatttagtcatgcatattaaccaatgacttaaattctgccaagtcactggttttcctggctagctcaggcaacccattccatgctctaatagcactagggaagaaagagtatttgtacaaatttttcctagcatatgggacgaggaatgtggctttatctttgtgtctttcagagtattttattaaattttgtttttgtatttgaagattatggttcagtgttttatgtataattgctactttacttttgagccttctgtcctgaaggtgATCCTTTTTAGCAAGTTTAATAAAGGTCGGttaacagaggcgcccaaggaagTACTATAAATATCAAATCAGGTGCCATTTTGCCCTAACTGGCACAGAGGATAGCAGATTGCATCAGTAAGAGCTAAAGAGCTCTCATGAAGGTTGCAGGACACATGAGgctcaaagaaaagcccttgATGAAGAACTTAAACCTCCAGCAGACAACAGTTTTGTCTACATCAGGTGTGGCAAAGTATTCAGGtggcaactgggtttgcgtagtcatctAAAACAATGTACTCTTCTTTTatcttcagaatcaaagacatttCCATTATAATTCAAGAAACATAAAGTAGATAGAAAATACTGACAACAGTTTTGGGTTTGAGATTAGTTAGTGGATCTCAAACAGATGACAAAATGTGACAGGATACAAATATTcacatacaaaaacaacaatgtaccggtaacaaaaaaaaataattttaccttGGATATCTGATTCTGGTTTCTCATACTCAGACTCTGGCCCAAAGAAGTCATAGTTAGCTTTTGTcagattttctaaattaaaaccTATAATATAGTAAGTAATGAGATTATTAGAGatatttcacatttttattGTACCAGCTAAAACTTACTCTCCAGATAAAAAGCATGCACCCAATCAGATATAaaagtattgttttttaaaaatgtttaaggcGCTTGTATGCACAAGATGGTACCACTATCCATATGATgagaagcgtggtcaagaggctaagtgcgcttgaacttggcttgtcttggttacctagaagggggctcgaggttcgacatccgactcgggcagagttgcgtttactgagcgcctaaaggcaggatggaaaaccaactcctagataccccttccctcccactggtccacaaatgagattggaccaaagcgctctgagcatgctataagcatgaaagtagcgctatataaaagctataataataatagtaatgatATCCATAAGATATCCATGAACCTTAAAATATACACTCCTTGAATTGTTTATTCCAAAGACCTCTAAATTACATCTTCTGAATAGTTCATTTCACAGACCTCTAAATCACATGTTCTGAATTGTTCACTCTACAGACCTTTAAATTACACCTTCTGAATTGTTCATTCTACAGACCTCTAAATTGCACCTTCTGAATTGTTCATTCTACAGACCTCTAAATTGCACCTTCTGAATAGTTCACTCTACAGACCTCTAAATTGCACCATTTCTGAATTGTTCATTCTACAGACCTCTAAATTGCACCTTCTGAATTGTTCATTCTACAGACCTCTAAATTGCACCTTCTGAATTGTTCATTCTACAGACCTCTAAATTAAAACCCCTGAACAGTTCATTACAAAGAACCTAGACTATAGACCtattataaataatactttGGAAACTATTACTAGACCtattataaataatactttGGAAACTATTACTAGACCtattataaataatactttGGAAACTATTACTAGACCtattataaataatactttGGAAACTATTACTAGACCtattataaataatactttGGAAACTATTACTAAGACCCCTTTAGTTAGGTGACagaaaataaattacatttctGCATTTAATTAActgcttaaaaattatttaacttgGAAAATCATAACCTtcagaaaaaaagacaacttttaATTACACACATACAGATGTCTTAATCAGAATTAACAAAATGGTATGAATTGTGCTTACTTCCAGAGTCTACAAGAGACTTCAACATGACATAGGCCTGATCTCCATAACAAGTATTCCTTCCTCCTTCAATCTTGTAATAAGGGTTGGCAGAAGGTACCCAGAATTCCACATCCTCTCTGTCTTGCGTGACACTTTGCATAACATCATCATTGTAGACCCAGTGCAAAGGCTGAGCTAAATTCATTTAGAATTACATTCAGAAATGGCAGTTTCAGTCTAAACAATCTGGTATACTTTTTCAGAGAAaacatctagactctactaaGACAGAGAACTTGGCATCGCCATCATCAAGATGATTtaacattgataaaacaattttcCAGCAATGGCTGACAAGTTGTGTGGTATTAAGTTATGTGGAGGCCCTGTGGCAGATTTTTTGTGGACacttttttcaaaagcttttatacaaatataaatatgtaaaagtatgccatattataaaagaaagagaatgcttataaataaatttaattttccttcatttaaaataataaaatgatttaattgcaTACTTAAGttataaaaaatttacattttcagGAATTATGCAATGTAGTAAACCCAGAGTAGATCTACAGATATTTTATGAGAATAATGGGTACACTATAGATAGTGGCGTCATTAGGGTGGGCAGGGGGTGACACCATGagctgaccgcaccgggtgacacccaccctagtgacgccactgactaTAAGTAGACAGTTTGTAACTACAACAGTGATGCCAACTGTCAGATTTAAAAGTATTGTTGGTAaaaatgtgaagaaaaaaaacgctTAAGAAAAAATATGCGAAGTTGCTGAACACTCGAAAAgtgaatttttaaatctttcttgtGGATGTCCCAAGGCTGTAGCCCtgcctgccctcccttaaatccagccctggtGGTATGCACTTGACTCTTGTCACAAAAGTCCAGAGTTCGATCCTGCCTACCACCCTCCTGAGGAGCTGCAGGATGTTTGGGCTAGAATATATTATCTTCAATTATTTTGTGATGACAATCTGAGGCAcataccaggcagccatcctagatGGATGTGCTTATTGTTAAAAACTTAAATCTTCTCTACaattttactttattacatATTCTTTTTGGATTAAATGTCAAAATGgtgtataaatatttaaatgttgtaCCTTGTTTCTAAAGGATATATTAGAATAAAGAGATGAAAGAATTTAGAATCCCCAAAAGATGTCATAGCTACTTGCATCACTAGTGTAAAAGTAAATATGTTAAGAGTATACTCTCTAGAGAGATCAGggcttcccaaactgtgtttctCAGGACTTGAATAGCTGTCccatgaactactggaataattaactagtaaatCTCTCtaagaaataagcaaagtgttctgtTTAATACTCAGAATATGCTAAGTGTTCATTGAGGAAAAAGTTTTGAAAACACAGCTTTAGATGTACTTATAACAGATGTAACATCTAGTAagtccagtgctttttttgtgacggtatgcACGTAcaggcacctttttcaatgtgtgtgtgtgtgaaattattacttttcttgtattttaacaattattattatcattttattagtagttaaaagttaggcaatccatcactgagtactggcacctattttttattacaaaaaaaagcacggAGTAAGTAAGTTAGtctaatgattttatttttaatactaatATGGTATTGTATGCTATAAAAGTCATATCTATATTATACTAACTTTATTATCCATAGAAATACAGACTAGCATGAGAAATATGTTTTAAGTGTTTAGTTTCAGACTATATAATGCATTCAACAGGCAAATCAAgtcatcttttattttaagAGTCCTATTAGTAATTAATACAGATATTATAGtctaattaaatctatatagatcgcTTTATAGACAATATAGataatagacctagatctaagagaataaaaattattatcacATTTATTGATAGGTAGCTAgatactaaattattattacggGTAAGTgtacttgacctactttaaattttaaatacttGTCTGCTTGCtactaataattttattttttgaattccTCTATTCTTGGGCATTAAAATTGATGATATAATATGTCAAAACTGTGGCTCAGACTCTttaaggcagcggttctcaaccttttaagctcggtgacccctttttactatcccccactctgccgcgacccccccccctcccataaCATAcagagcaatagaagaatacactaaatataatccatattttcgatggtcttaggcgacccctgataAATCGTCAAGcgacccctcaaggggtcgcgacccacaggttgagaacccctgctttaaggGAAGGTGGTGGTggtgtggtggtggtggtggtggtggtggggggggggggggggtttcggGGGAGAAGTAGGCATAAAtgcttaaaacaaatatttttaattttttaaaaatcttct
It encodes:
- the LOC106054482 gene encoding crystallin J1A-like, with product MADLEQRKIAAIVGACVADAAAQPLHWVYNDDVMQSVTQDREDVEFWVPSANPYYKIEGGRNTCYGDQAYVMLKSLVDSGSFNLENLTKANYDFFGPESEYEKPESDIQESYPVNRPWRHGCLRDFIKNIHDKVTPPGSPEDDQIDCAVRIIPLVAMYAGHPQMLEVVEKGLRVLQESDLAATIGLAAARILEQYILLGDPGDVLTTVSNKLSDAHREYPQELDKAVAGQIHQVERVRNEPHAVAVNKYFKKS